From Candidatus Lernaella stagnicola:
GAACCGTAGCGATCACCCATTTGCCCGCAGGCCGCGAGAAAAACGACGACCAGGGCAACGATAACGATATAGAACGGGCGCACACGCATCGTTAGAACCTCACCGTCAGGTTACCGCCGGCATTCCACCAGGTCTCCTGGAATTTTAGATCGCCGAGGAAGTCGGTGGGATCTGCCTTTTTGTACACGCGTTCCTGGCCGTATTGATACTGGAAGAATGTGTCGAACTGAACCGAACGCGGCAGGTACTTGCTTAAGTCGTCGCCGCGAATCCCGGCGCCGGCCGAGAAAATATGCGTGTCGGAATCCAGATAATTGTTGGCGTACCGTTGCTCGGGTACCGGCGTCGGGCGATACCAGTAACCGGTGCGCACGTCCACCCGGAGGTGCTCTCTGAGCACTGGGCGGAACTCCGCGCCCACGTGGTAGCTGAAAACGTCGTCGAAGTCCGGCGGCTTCGGTCGCCGACCCGGCTGCGTCGGGAACACATCGGCCAAACCGCCGTAAACGAAAGCCGAGGCGTAGGGTGCGTCGGTGCTCATGTCCGACCACTCGTTGTATTCCACGTTCAACGCGGCAAGCCAGCGGTCGGTGATGTCGAACGCCGCGCCCAGCACGTAGGCTCGCGGACTGAAATGACTGTTCGAGTCGGCAATGAGATAAAGCTGGCTCGGACGCAGCACCTGCAGCCGGTTACCGTCGAATATCTTCAGGGAGGGAATGCCGATGTCGTTGGGCAGGTTGAACTGCAGTTCGAGCTTGTCGCGGAAGGCTAGTCCCAGTCGCAGCCACTCGGTCGGCGTGAAATGCAGGCCGCCCATCAAGGCGTAATTCGGACTCAACTCGCTGAACACCGCGCCCTCACTGGGGCGGTCTTCGGTGATGGCGAAGTCCATACCGCCTTTTTCTTTGGCCAGGACATTGATTCCCATGCCCACGCGCATCCACGAGAAAATCTCGTACCCGGCTCCCGACATGATCGTGAAGGAATGGTTCGCGTTGTGACGGAACGCCGAGTGGGGTTGGTTAATCGACAAAACCAAGAAACGAAGCATGTGGTGGTCGGGCATGAATACATTCAGACCGAGGCTCAGCCGGCGGTCGAAAACCTTTGTCGACAAGATGCCGCCGAGGGTCACGCCGCGGTGATCGTCGATGTTTTGCGCCCGGCCGTTGATGATCATCTTCGGCTGCGCGTAAGCGTAGCCAAACTCCACATGCAGCCGCTCGACCTGCGCCAAGGCGGCGGTGTTGTAGTACAAGCCGGAGATATCGTTGCTGATCGCCGAGTACGCTCCGCCCAGGGCGATCGCCCGCGCACCGGTGCCGAATACGTCGTACGATCCAGCCGCGGCCGGAACGGCGCAAAGCAGAACGAGCAGTATCGGCAAAAGTCTCCGCATACCCTTACTCATAATCAAAGAAGGTGCTGAACGAGACGCCAACCAAATGCAGCATGCCGCTCACGCCCACCTTCGGGTAACCCGGGTGATCCGGATGAACGTAATCTTGGTTCTTGTAATGCACCCGCTCGGGCAGGTACTGAGCTTGATAAAATACGTCGACGATCAGCGGTGCACCGAAGCGATAGTCGCCCACGCCGTACCAGCGGACGCCCAGCGATGTTGCGCCAATGTGTTTGTCGGCGTCCACGTAGTTCGTATATCCCGTCTGCGGCGGCACCGGCGACTGGTCGTAGGAATAACCGCCGCGCAGCAGCATATCCACGCTCGGCGTCGCCAACACGGTGCCCTCAGCGCCGAAGCGCGGCGTCAATGTGTCGTGAAAATGCGGCGGCCGTTTGATGCTGTTCTGAAATGAGATCGGGACGACGGGAATCGCCACGTCCACGCTGATAATCAAGTTCGGGTCGGGAAAACGCGACCACTCGTTATAGGAGAGGTCGGCCTCTACGCGCCAACGCTCCTGCCCGTAGGCGATGCCCATGACGTACTGGCGCGGGGTGAACAAGCTGATGGCGTCAAATTGAACGATGAACGGAATCTGGTCCAGCACCGCGCTGACCGGGATGGAATACGTTGTGTAGGTTTCCTCGCGGAAAACGAAACCGAAATTCCAACCGGCCATCACGTCCCAATGTTCGCCGGGGCGAAACAGCAGGCCTGCGGTCGGCGTGTAGACAATCAACAACTCTTCGCCGACCTGCGTAACCAGATCGCCGGAAGGATCGACCTTCGCGTTCAGCTCGCCGATGGTATCGATGAAGGTTTGGACACCCACGCCCACACCGAGTCCGTCGGTGATGCGAACCCCCAACGAAGGATAGGTGGCGTTGGTGCGGTGCGCGTTCTGCATGGTGATGAGGTTCGGCGTGCTGGGCGCATCGACGTTCATTTGCAGGAGGCGCCCTTCCGGCGCATACCCGCTGATGGCAAACGCGAAGCGATCTTTAAACGGCCCGCTGTCGAAGGGAAGGGGCAGCACGGCGCCGAAAGTC
This genomic window contains:
- a CDS encoding outer membrane protein transport protein, with translation MRRLLPILLVLLCAVPAAAGSYDVFGTGARAIALGGAYSAISNDISGLYYNTAALAQVERLHVEFGYAYAQPKMIINGRAQNIDDHRGVTLGGILSTKVFDRRLSLGLNVFMPDHHMLRFLVLSINQPHSAFRHNANHSFTIMSGAGYEIFSWMRVGMGINVLAKEKGGMDFAITEDRPSEGAVFSELSPNYALMGGLHFTPTEWLRLGLAFRDKLELQFNLPNDIGIPSLKIFDGNRLQVLRPSQLYLIADSNSHFSPRAYVLGAAFDITDRWLAALNVEYNEWSDMSTDAPYASAFVYGGLADVFPTQPGRRPKPPDFDDVFSYHVGAEFRPVLREHLRVDVRTGYWYRPTPVPEQRYANNYLDSDTHIFSAGAGIRGDDLSKYLPRSVQFDTFFQYQYGQERVYKKADPTDFLGDLKFQETWWNAGGNLTVRF